The DNA window GGTGGCTTCGCAAAGCGAAGTCGGGGTGTCAAAATAAATATTATCACATCAACAAATTATCACATCAACACATCAATTTATGAACTTTTTAAGAAAAAACTGGCTCACGTTATTGCTTTCGGTGTTTCTGGTTTCTATGTTTCTGTTTCCAGATTTTAGAGCGTTTGTTCAGCGACAAATTTTGATGAAACCTTCTTTAGAAAAAGTAGAAAAAGACGTCACTTTTTCAGCTGAGGAAATGAATATTCAACTTAAAGGAGTGAATGTTCCTGATGCGAATTTGGCAGATTTTAAGGACAAAGTTGTTTTCTTAAATTTTTGGGGAAGTTGGTGTCCACCTTGTAGAGCAGAATATCCGAGTATTCAAAAATTGTACGATGCCAAAAAAGATAAAGTGGCTTTCGTACTGATTGCTATGCAGGATGA is part of the Cloacibacterium normanense genome and encodes:
- a CDS encoding TlpA family protein disulfide reductase; translated protein: MNFLRKNWLTLLLSVFLVSMFLFPDFRAFVQRQILMKPSLEKVEKDVTFSAEEMNIQLKGVNVPDANLADFKDKVVFLNFWGSWCPPCRAEYPSIQKLYDAKKDKVAFVLIAMQDEEEKVKKFLADNNYTTPVYFATSPLSEKMLPKVFPTTFILGKNGRILMKEDAAKDWNSESVHQFLDSVNP